The DNA segment CTCTACAGCCGGGACAGGACTAGGACTTTACACGATATTCAATATTGTGACACTTCAGCTTAATGGCCAAATAAGCTGTAGTAGTGAACTGAACAAAGGTACGACTTTTGAAATCAATTGGCCGTTAGATCAAGGATAAAGATGAAAAAGGATTCTTATGATACTTAACAACCTGAAAGCGCTGATTATTCATCTGGCAGTCTGTCTCGTTTCAATAATAATCTACCGTATGTTTCACTCGGTTCAGATTGATTGGGTAAGTGCTCATTTCGAGCAGCGGCATCACCTTATCATGATAGCGACTGCTTGTGTTTCAGTTTTAATTGCGATAAGCCTCTATTATATTTGCGCAAATAGGCTACTGGCAAAGCAGGACAGCCTACCAAAGGCGTTCATGTCAACAGGGTTTGTGGCAGCTGCTGGAGCGGTATTCTGGCTGAATGCGGTCAGTTTTAACTTTCTGAGCGTTGGAGGGACGATCTTCAACTCAAAGCTCTGGATGTTTTATGGCTTTTACAATATGCATTCCTTTTACTTGATTGATGAGTTTAGTATTGAGAATGCATATGTGCTGCTGATTTTTTCTCTTTTACCGAGTGTTGCTATGGGCTTTGGTTTGCACCACAAGAAAAAAGAGATTAAACAATTATAATCAAATGTATCTGACTACCCCTAAACATTATTATGTTAGTATAATGTTTAGGGGTAATTTTATTGATCGATACAAGCACTTAACACCTAACAGCTGAAAAGCTGAAGAGGTTAAGTTTTTAAAGGGGTACTGAAATGAATAAGACCATAACCTTTGTAACTACCAACCAAGGAAAGATTGCATCAGCCCAGCAGTATTTAAAATCGACTATCGTGCATGCCTTATCGGCAGAACTGATTGAGCCGCGCACGGATAGTGTTAGAGAAATAGCCAAAGAGAAAGTACTTCAGGCATATGCGCTTGTCAAGGAGCCTTGCATCGCACTTGACGCAGGATTCTTTGTTGACGAGCTTAGGGGGTTTCCTAGGGCGTATGTGAATCCGATGTTAGAAACCATAGGGATAGAAGGCATGATCAAATTGATGGTGGGTGTTTCCAATAGAAAATGCCACTTCTTGTCTTGCCTTGCGTACTACGACGGGGCTGAAGTCAGTTTTTTCGAAAGCGTGTCACCCGGTACCCTGTCAGAATCGATTAGAGGCAAGGATAAGGCATCAAAATGGTCGGATTTATGGTATATCTTCATTCCAGAAGGTTATGACAAGACGCTTGCTGAGTTTACTGCAGAGGAACATGAGTTTTACAGTGACGATTACAACCGTAAAGAACCGTTTTGCTTTAAGAAATTTGCGGATTGGTTTGAAGGGGATTAGACAGATGCGTTTTAGAGGGCTGGCACAAGGCGCAGCTACTACGCGAGTATTATTGTAATTAGGGGAGGCATTAGGATGTTAAGTGAGGGGTTTATAATCAAGGAACTGAAGTTGAATGAAGTGGATAAGATGAAGGATATTGATGCTTCTCAGTATATCGGTAAGGCTTGGCGAGAAGTTGAGGGTGAGAGGCGGTTGGTGGATATCGACTATTTTGATCCTACATGGCCCAACGGCTATGAGTACCATTTGGATCATTTGAAAAACACGATAATGACTGGTGGAGCTGCCTTAGCTGCTTTTGATAATGACGGCACCTTGATCGGTATCGGGACTTTAGAGAAATCACTCTTTGGAAAGCGGTTCAAGTATGCGCTTTTGGACCAGCTGTTTGTCACTAAGAACAAACGCGGACTTGGCATAGGCAAGTTGCTGTTTGATGAGCTTTTGAAAAAAAGCTTGGAATTCGGTGCGGATAAGATTTACATATGCGCGGGGTCTGCTGAGGAGACGATTGCGTTTTATAGGCAAATCGGCTGTGTGGACTGTGTGGAAGTGCAGGCTGAACTGTACGACGGCGATCCGAGGGATATGCAACTTGAGTTTGTTGTGAAATAATTTTGTTAGGGAAAGGAAGACATCATGAAAATAATCATCATTGGAAGCCCGGGTAGCGGTAAGTCTACTCTTTCAAAAAAACTTAGTGAAGCACTTAATCTTCCACTGCTTCATCTGGATAGAATCTACCATATCGACAACCACAGGCAGATCACACGAGAAGCCTTGATGAATCAGGTTTATGACTTTGATCACAAGAATGAGTCTTGGATCATTGATGGAAATTTCATATCGACTGCAGAAAAAAGAATTGAGCTCTCTGATACCATCATCTACATGAAACTACCGACGGACATTTGTTTAGAGAACATACATAAGAGGGCTATAGAGTACAAAGACAAACCTAGGTCCGATATGGCACCAGGATTTAAAGATGGTCCTATGGATGATGAGTTTGTAAGCTTTGTAAAAAACTTTAGCAAAGATACCAGCCCCCTGATTGATGAGCTATTAATCAAGTATGGTGATAAAAGAATAATCATTGTTGAAGAGATGGGTAAGGCTGATCAAGTCATCGAAGAACTGATGAAGATCAAAGAGAGGGATGAATGTTAAGAGCGATAGATGAAACAAGAGCAAATGTTGCAAGGTTATTCGAGAGGGAGAACTCGACAATACTTAAGTCATATTTAGAGGGGCATATGGGCGAGGCATGGGTGGATCGTTTGGATAATCCAACAGCTGCCCAGGTCAGAGTGGATATTTTCACCTTTTATGCCGGTGATGTGAACTCGCCGTCCAGTCAGGAGATGATTCGGAATTTAGGCGAGCACAATCTGATTGTGACAAAGCAGGAGGATTGGAAACGCGAGATTGAGAAAATCCACCTTGAAGCTGCTAAGTTTCCAAGGTATAGCTTTCATCAGGATCCAAGCGTTTTAGACCAGGAAAAGTTGCGCTGCTTTATCAAGGAGCTACCTAAAGAGTATGAGATAAGACCGATAGACAGGACGGTGCTTAATGATCCTCAACTTGAAAGGGTGATGATCCAAGTGATTCAGTGCTTTGATTCTGTAGACGACTATCTGAAGAGAGGTTTTGGCTACTGCATCTACAAAGGCGATGTGCTCGTAAGTGCCGCGCTGCCATTTAGTATTTACAACAAAGGTGTTGAAATAGATATAGCGACCCATGAGGATTATAGGGGCAAAGGTCTAGCAACGGTCACAGCGGCCGTGATGATGCTCGAATGCCTTAAGCGAGGATTATACCCTAACTGGGATGCTGCAAATGAAACGTCCTACAAACTTGCTCTAAAACTTAGATATGAGTTTGATGAGGCATATGATACTTACTATGTGAATGTTGGTTCTGATAATGAGTAGCGAGAAGTAGTTTTAAATTCTCGGTGTGGTTTAAGAGACTGTTTTCTTGAAAACCACACGGAGAATTTTTTATTGCAAGGCTTTACTGGATTAGCCTGGTCTGCATGAATCAAAGGTCACTTAAGAGGGCTACCACGAGGGTAGCGACTACGCGGGATTATAGTTTTGGGGAGTAATGAGTGGGATTTGTGGGTAATAGATTTGTAGACTTAATTGAGTAACTAATCTTTGTACAGATGAGGTGTCCTATGAGTGATGTGTATGTTAGTGATTGTGAATCTTATGATGTTTTGCTTATGAAGCGTGTGATTCAAGATACGGTGGATGAACTTGGCGGATGGGACAAGTATGTCAGAAGCGGTCAGAGGGTTTTACTGAAAATCAATCTGATTGGACCGAAGAAACCTGAACACGCTGCGACTACTAATCCTGAATTTGTGCGTGCAGTTGGGCAGTTGCTAAAGGAGCATGGTGCTGATGTTTATGTCGGCGACAGTTCGGGTGGAGCGATTGCCGGAATGGCACCTACCAAGAAAGCCTTTGTGACTTCTGGTATTCAGAAGATTGCTGATGAAGAGGGATTCACGATTCTTAACTTTGATGAATTGGGACCGGTTCTTATTGAGGACAAAACGAATTATACGAATGACTTATACATCACAAAGGCTTTTAGTGAAGTGGATGTGGTTATCAATTTACCCAAAATGAAAACGCATTCGATGGGGATCTATACCGGTGCTGTGAAGAACCTTTTTGGTGCAGTCGCAGGGTTAAGAAAAGCAAAATACCACAAAGAGAGTCCAGATCCTCTTCAGTTTGGCGAAGTCCTTGCGGATATTCATATGGCGATCGACAACATGCCGCTACATCTCATGGACGGGATCGTAGCGATGCAGGGTGAAGGACCCACAGCAGGTGATCCATATGCTGCTGGTAAGATACTGATCAGTGAGGACCCCTTAGCACTTGATAGGGTGTGTATTGAAATGATGGGTATTGAAGCAGAACGTGTAAGTATTTTAAAAGCGAGTATCAAGAGAGGCATTGGAACTTTTGATAAGAGCAAGATCAATGTGCATGGTAACGCCGATAGATTGGAGGGATTTACACTGCCAAGAAGATACTCTCAGAGCAAAGTCGTCGATTATTCAAAAGTGAAAGGTGTGATCGATTTTTTCAAGGCTGTGCCTGTGGTCAACCGTAAAAAGTGCGTCAACTGCAATTCCTGTGTCGACGGGTGCCCAGTTAAGGCGATTGACAGGGATACCAAGTTCATTAACTATGATTTGTGCATAGACTGCCTTTGCTGTCATGAGCTTTGTATGATTGAAGCGATCGACCTAAAATCGGATAAGAAGCTTGTGAATGTGGTTCGGGCGGTATCCAATATGTTCTACAAGTGAGCTTCAAATCGTTATGGATATCTAGTAAGCGTGTAAGAAGTAAAAATGACCGGCAGTACAAATTTGACCATTTTATATGGTCTTTTTTTGTGTTAGCATTAACTTACCAATTGGAATTGAAGTCCTTTGAAGGGTGGTAAATATGTATTCAGAATTGTTGATGAGTCGATTGTTAGCATGCGAGTGCTGTGAGTTAAAAGAAAAAGCGCGAACGACTAAACATGCAATATTAGTTGCAGCGCTTGAGCTTTTCATGGTTAGTGGTTTTATGAAAACTCCTGTCAGAGAAATCTGCGAAAAAGCGGGTGTGGCCAAAGGGACTTTCTATCTCTATTTTGAAACGAAAGAACATGTGTTATCAACATTGTTTAGCCTACTGAATTTGGAGTTCGATGGCTTAATCGCTTTGTTGGATGTTACAGATCCATCACTGGATCAACTAGACCTGATCATAGATAAATCAGTGATACTGATGGAAAAAGAACAGAAACTGCTGAAGTTCATGCATAGTCCTGAAGTACTCGTATTTGTCGGTGAAGATGCACCGAATGAGCTGTTTTCATCGATGGAAGATGCAGTCCAACTTTGGTTGGATGCTGCTATTTCAGTGGGTGTGGTTTCTAGCAACATTACGATGTTATCTATGGAGCTGGTGTTCAACATCATACATGATTCTTTGGAGAAGGCGATGATCTATCATTATCCTTCCACGATACCCGTAGTTGCAACGGAGCTCAAAAAACTAATAAGAAGCATGCTGACCTGACCAGAAAGAAGAGGGTTATGGGAAGAATAGCGGTCAAGTACGGCAAATGGATATTGGTAGCTAGCGTGATCCTATTGGTGATCAGTATCCTACTAAGCAGTCGGTTGCAGATGGTTACAAATTTTACGAATCTAATGCCGAGTGAAAACTTGGTGCTCAAGGCTCAATTGGACTTTGAGAATACCTTTGGTTTAGGTGAAAGGGTCTATGTTGTTTTTGAAGGTTCCAAAGAGGAACGTCACACCGCGATTGACGCGATAAAAGAGAGATTTGATCTTACTACCAAGGTGGTAGACTATTATGCGGGTAATGAAACTACTGATGGAGTGTTGGCCTATCTGGATTCTGCTAATGGCACGACTACGATGGTCATTGTAGAACCTAACATTGATACGAATGAGTTTGCAAAGTCACGAAAGGATTTTTTCGACTATCTACAAAGTACTATTTCGGAGCTGGAATCCGGTCAAGATTCAGGGGCGCTTCAGATCGGTTTTACCGGCGGAAACTTTGTACAGGATGATGAAGCCGATCGTGTGATGGAAGAAGGTATCTTCGGAACCTTGTTTTTAACGCTCGCAGCCATCATCGGCTGTGTAGTCATCGCCTTTAAGAAAGTGAAGTTACCACTTGCCCTAGGTTACCCGCTATTCTTTGGGGTTGCGTTGACTGCTGCAGTAGGTTATCTGATCTTTAGCGAGTTCAATCTATTTTCTGTGTTCTTTGCAGTGGTCCTGTTTGGACTTGGTATCGACTTCGGGGTACATTTGTTAGCCAGGTATTTCGAAGAGATAAAGCTTGGAAAGTCGATTGAAGAATCAATCACTACAGCGATTAAGACAACAGGAGCCAGTATTGTAATTGGAGCCTTAACAACAGCTGGAGCATTCTATTCATTCACCTTTACAGAGTTTAAAGGCTTTCAGCAAATGGGGACGCTTGCCGGTACAGGAATTCTTATTCTGGCGATGTCCATGTTGATCTTGGTTCCGTGTATGATACCGATACTGCACAAAAGCAAGCTGTCGGAAGCTACTTCAAAACAAGTCAACGACTTGCCACAGTACAGTTTAAAAGTTGTCGCTGTTGTAACGGTTATCCTTATCCTTGTTGGCGTTTGGGGAACCGGTTCACAAAAATATACCTTCAATATGCAAGAGATTTACCCAAAAGAAATGTCATCGACAAGGTGGCAGGCAAAGCTTGAAAAAGCATATGATACGAGACTTACGGATTTGACAGTCAAAGTCAAAGGGGAATCGGTTGTACATGAGCTGGTTGAGGTACTTGAAAATAGAAGTGATATTGAAGAAGTCGTAAGTGTGTTTACTTTTCTGCCAGAAGGAATGACGCTAGAACAGGCACTGCCTTATCTGCCTGCTGTTCTCAAAGACCAGTACATCGCCAATGATGTGTACAGGATTGATATAAAGAGCACTGGAGACATTTGGGATAGAGCATATTATAATGAGTTGAACCAAGTGGTAGCATCGATAACCGGTGAGCAAATTGTTGGATTTTCCGCAATCATGATTGCTTTGGGTGAGGTCGTTATTAAGGATGTAGTATCTGTAAGCCTCTTATGCTTGGCGGTCATCGTTGTTTTACTGGTGTTGCTTTTTAGAAAACCAAAGTATGTCGTCTTAGCCTTTGCGCCAATGCTACTTTCGACAGTAACTACATTTGGTCTAATGCACTTTTTGAGTATCCCGCTGAATATAATCAGCATCGTTGCTTTTCCAATGATTATTGGAATCTCGATTGACAGTAGCGTTCATTTGGTTCACCGACTGACTCATGAACCAAGCGGCATATCTGAAACACTTAAGGCTATTTCACTAACCGGGATAACAACCATATTGGGATTTGGCGCCTTAGCGACAATCAATCACAGGGGATTGTCAAGCTTAGGGGCGACAGTCGCTCTTGGGATGTTAATTTCACTTTTGGTCAACATCTCTGTTTTCGGGATCTTAGGAGTGAGATCGAATGCTGTAGAAAGTAAGGATACAAGCGGCAGCGGTGCTGTAGCGTAAAGTATGATAAATATGTTCTTTAACAGTAAAAAAACGCCTGTAACGAAGTGAAGAATCACTTTGCTACAGGCCTTTTCTATAAGCAGTCTACAGGGATATAGATATTCATGACGGTCTTTTCACCTTCAAGAACTTCTTCAAGACAATGCGCCTTTTCTAGTCGCTTGCAGTCCTCTTCTGCAAAGTCGTGTGTTTCAAGCCAAGATACAAGCGCTCTGAATCCGCCTGGAATTCGTTCGAAGGGATCGACAAAGGGTTCTTCAATGGTGAGCGTCGCATAGCGGTAACCGGGGATATCCTTGACACAGATCTCACCGCCGCCATAAGTAAACGCATCGCCCTCAAGTTTATCCAGTTCTTTCTCATCTACTGCCAACCAGTATTCATAGCCTCTGAATTCTGTCATATCTGGACTTCCTTCGACAGGTACGTCGAATCCGAACTCTCGGTTTACATTCAAATGATACTCCTGTGCCAGTTTTTTCAGGCGGGTAATCACTTCTTCTTCGGGTTCGTTGCCGAATGCGGTTGTGCTGATGACCTTCATTCTATCAATTTTTTCATAGCGTACATCACTTAAATAACTTTTCATCGCAAACACTCCTTTTGCTCTTATTAGAGCCTCAACTTTTTCATGCCCTGGTACCTGATAGGAGCATATCTTTTCTTCGTCTAGGGTGAGTTTTAAGTCGTAGACATTCAGTTTTCTACTGAGTGGCACATTGTTGTCCCTGTAATAGCTTGGTGATTCACCAAAGCTATTTTTTATCGCACGAGAAAACGAGCGTTCGCATGAGTAACCCAGATCGAATGCGATATCTATGATTCGCATGCCTCTTTTGAGTTGGTTGATTCCATAGACAAGTTTTCGTTTTCTGGTGTATTCAATTAAAGACATGCCCGTATATAGGCTAAACATGCTATTCAGATAGTACTTTGAAAAACCGATATGATTTCCTATCGTTTCTAAGTTTAGTGGCTCTGTTATGTTCTCTTCAATATAGTCGACAGCTGTCTGTAAATAATCGCGCATATTCATTTAACACCTCTTTAGTGGATTAATCCTTAATCTAATCATACTCCATTATACATTATCTTACAGGACATTTTGAGCGGTTTTGATTTTTTTTTATGATGCGTAGGTGGCGAGAATTAATTTGAAAGTAAAAACAGTCCATTGCACTTATAAATGCAATGGACTGTTTCTATTTCACTGAAATGTAATAATCGATGGTTTGCTTGTCCCTATTGATGACCTCGAAGTCAGATTCCTCAGTAAGCTCAAACCCTGAATTAGGAAGCCAAATACCGTCGATATAGTCATAGACACTACTCTCGAGTTTCATGCCGTTTAGCGTGTTTTCTGCAACATCATAATGGAAGACCGCATATTTTGCTTGTGGAAGCACCTTTTTAACCATGCCGGCAGGCACTTCTGAAGTTTCTGTAGGAACCTCGACACAGTAGTAGTAGGTGTAAGTCAACTCATCGTCGTCTTTATCCATATCTTCGACCAAGTAGTCGTATGCGGCGTAGTAGAACTCCTTATTGATGCGATGTGTGATAGCGCTGCTTTTTGTGAGCATTTCGTCTCTAGTTGCCTTTAACTGTTCAAACTTCTGTTGTTCTGGTCCAGTGATGTGTTTTTTAATTCCGACCAATGTGATGCTGTCTTTACAAATGATTTGTGGTTTCATTGTTTCATCTCCTTTAGTTTGTTTGGAAAGTAGATGAACTTTTTCGAATAGGATTGGCTCGATCAAGGCTTTTCTCATTCTACGTGGAGGAGCGCCGTAGGCGGCTTTAAAAGTTCTTGTGAACACTTCGTGGGATTCATAACCGTTCTCGAATGCGATCTCAGTGACACTTTTATCAGTGGTCACTAAATCGTAAAGAGCGTTACTCATGCGTCTCTTTCTGACATAATCCATGACGGTGTAACCGACCATGGCACCGAATATACGGTAGACATGCGGCACGGAATATCCGGTGACGCTTGCAATGTCCTTCAGTTCTACCGTTTCCTTTAAATGCGCCTCGATGTAATCAATGGCTAATTGCATGCTTTCGTAATAGCTCAAACTGACCTCCTATCTACTTTCTGATTAAATCATACATGAGATGTGGGGAGTATACTTGACGATTCTTATCAACCTACAAAAGCAATTAAAATAGCAGTATGACCTTATCGGTAATACCGCTATTTTATCACGTGAATTCTATAAAATGCTAGCTGATCAAAATATAGAGGCTAGTCAGTAGACCGTAGACCACTAGATCGTAGCCATGATTGATTATCCCTAGCTTTAGCGTTCGGTTCTCAAATCCCCAATTCTTTATGATTGTGGATAGATCCGTACCTAGCCAAAGAATTACTGTGAGCAGCAAACCGTCGACTACATTAGTTAAGTTCAAATTGACTACTAAAAAACCAATTGCATAACTAGTGATAAGAGCGCTAAGTGCTGTCAGACCATATACTTTCCCCATTTCGTTACTTGACTTGCTGATATCCTCTGCTGCAATGTTGGCCTCTTTCATCCAGGGCTTGGCAAATAAGAAGGATGAGTACCAAAGCGCTCCTAAGCCCATATTCACTAGCATGCCAAGAACCAATGCAAAAATATTTACCGAAAATGTCATTACTGTTCACCTCAATCAATTGTATTATTAAAATGCGCCTTTTTCTTTCATAGCTAACTTTTACCCAAGTATTGCTAATTTACCCCTTATGGCAGATTTATTATCGTAGCAGACCATATTTATTTCATCGTCTAGGGTGGGTTTTAATTCGTAGACATTCAGTTTTCCACTGAGCGGCATAGTTTTGACCCTGAGATATGGTATACTATGCTAAAAAGAAAGCGTGTCAACAAAAGGAGCTTAATATGCCATTTTCAATGATTCATTTATCCATAGCCCTAAGTATTATGGACACAACACCTGAAATCAAACATGCCTCAGACTTCATGCTTGGTGCGATTGCACCTGACGCAGTACATAATAGGGCCAATTACCATAGCGATATGAAAAGGTAAAGCCATCTTTGTGTTGGTGATGAGCCATGGGGACGAGCAACAAACAATGGGCAGTGGATGAAGAACGTACTCAAATTTGTCGATGAAAACCCTAACAGCGAGCACCGCGACTTCATGCTCGGCTATGCCAGCCATATCATCGCGGACATTCAGAACAACATTAAAATCTGGACGCCCTTCAGACTGGAGAACGAAGAGAATTTGAGAAACGGACTAGGCAGCACTTACCATAAAGAGTCTTTTGACATAGATAGCGTACTGTTTCACAGGGAGCCCACTCAGCGTATTTTCGACTTGTTAAAGCATGGTAACGCATATGGTATTTCAGATTTTGCATTTCAAAATGAAATCGAACAACTAAAAGAAGATGTGCTTACCAGCTGGTACAAGTCGAGAGAGG comes from the Fusibacter sp. A1 genome and includes:
- a CDS encoding non-canonical purine NTP pyrophosphatase, translated to MNKTITFVTTNQGKIASAQQYLKSTIVHALSAELIEPRTDSVREIAKEKVLQAYALVKEPCIALDAGFFVDELRGFPRAYVNPMLETIGIEGMIKLMVGVSNRKCHFLSCLAYYDGAEVSFFESVSPGTLSESIRGKDKASKWSDLWYIFIPEGYDKTLAEFTAEEHEFYSDDYNRKEPFCFKKFADWFEGD
- a CDS encoding GNAT family N-acetyltransferase produces the protein MLSEGFIIKELKLNEVDKMKDIDASQYIGKAWREVEGERRLVDIDYFDPTWPNGYEYHLDHLKNTIMTGGAALAAFDNDGTLIGIGTLEKSLFGKRFKYALLDQLFVTKNKRGLGIGKLLFDELLKKSLEFGADKIYICAGSAEETIAFYRQIGCVDCVEVQAELYDGDPRDMQLEFVVK
- a CDS encoding AAA family ATPase; the protein is MKIIIIGSPGSGKSTLSKKLSEALNLPLLHLDRIYHIDNHRQITREALMNQVYDFDHKNESWIIDGNFISTAEKRIELSDTIIYMKLPTDICLENIHKRAIEYKDKPRSDMAPGFKDGPMDDEFVSFVKNFSKDTSPLIDELLIKYGDKRIIIVEEMGKADQVIEELMKIKERDEC
- a CDS encoding GNAT family N-acetyltransferase; this translates as MLRAIDETRANVARLFERENSTILKSYLEGHMGEAWVDRLDNPTAAQVRVDIFTFYAGDVNSPSSQEMIRNLGEHNLIVTKQEDWKREIEKIHLEAAKFPRYSFHQDPSVLDQEKLRCFIKELPKEYEIRPIDRTVLNDPQLERVMIQVIQCFDSVDDYLKRGFGYCIYKGDVLVSAALPFSIYNKGVEIDIATHEDYRGKGLATVTAAVMMLECLKRGLYPNWDAANETSYKLALKLRYEFDEAYDTYYVNVGSDNE
- a CDS encoding DUF362 domain-containing protein, yielding MSDVYVSDCESYDVLLMKRVIQDTVDELGGWDKYVRSGQRVLLKINLIGPKKPEHAATTNPEFVRAVGQLLKEHGADVYVGDSSGGAIAGMAPTKKAFVTSGIQKIADEEGFTILNFDELGPVLIEDKTNYTNDLYITKAFSEVDVVINLPKMKTHSMGIYTGAVKNLFGAVAGLRKAKYHKESPDPLQFGEVLADIHMAIDNMPLHLMDGIVAMQGEGPTAGDPYAAGKILISEDPLALDRVCIEMMGIEAERVSILKASIKRGIGTFDKSKINVHGNADRLEGFTLPRRYSQSKVVDYSKVKGVIDFFKAVPVVNRKKCVNCNSCVDGCPVKAIDRDTKFINYDLCIDCLCCHELCMIEAIDLKSDKKLVNVVRAVSNMFYK
- a CDS encoding TetR/AcrR family transcriptional regulator, producing MYSELLMSRLLACECCELKEKARTTKHAILVAALELFMVSGFMKTPVREICEKAGVAKGTFYLYFETKEHVLSTLFSLLNLEFDGLIALLDVTDPSLDQLDLIIDKSVILMEKEQKLLKFMHSPEVLVFVGEDAPNELFSSMEDAVQLWLDAAISVGVVSSNITMLSMELVFNIIHDSLEKAMIYHYPSTIPVVATELKKLIRSMLT
- a CDS encoding RND family transporter is translated as MGRIAVKYGKWILVASVILLVISILLSSRLQMVTNFTNLMPSENLVLKAQLDFENTFGLGERVYVVFEGSKEERHTAIDAIKERFDLTTKVVDYYAGNETTDGVLAYLDSANGTTTMVIVEPNIDTNEFAKSRKDFFDYLQSTISELESGQDSGALQIGFTGGNFVQDDEADRVMEEGIFGTLFLTLAAIIGCVVIAFKKVKLPLALGYPLFFGVALTAAVGYLIFSEFNLFSVFFAVVLFGLGIDFGVHLLARYFEEIKLGKSIEESITTAIKTTGASIVIGALTTAGAFYSFTFTEFKGFQQMGTLAGTGILILAMSMLILVPCMIPILHKSKLSEATSKQVNDLPQYSLKVVAVVTVILILVGVWGTGSQKYTFNMQEIYPKEMSSTRWQAKLEKAYDTRLTDLTVKVKGESVVHELVEVLENRSDIEEVVSVFTFLPEGMTLEQALPYLPAVLKDQYIANDVYRIDIKSTGDIWDRAYYNELNQVVASITGEQIVGFSAIMIALGEVVIKDVVSVSLLCLAVIVVLLVLLFRKPKYVVLAFAPMLLSTVTTFGLMHFLSIPLNIISIVAFPMIIGISIDSSVHLVHRLTHEPSGISETLKAISLTGITTILGFGALATINHRGLSSLGATVALGMLISLLVNISVFGILGVRSNAVESKDTSGSGAVA
- a CDS encoding helix-turn-helix domain-containing protein; this encodes MNMRDYLQTAVDYIEENITEPLNLETIGNHIGFSKYYLNSMFSLYTGMSLIEYTRKRKLVYGINQLKRGMRIIDIAFDLGYSCERSFSRAIKNSFGESPSYYRDNNVPLSRKLNVYDLKLTLDEEKICSYQVPGHEKVEALIRAKGVFAMKSYLSDVRYEKIDRMKVISTTAFGNEPEEEVITRLKKLAQEYHLNVNREFGFDVPVEGSPDMTEFRGYEYWLAVDEKELDKLEGDAFTYGGGEICVKDIPGYRYATLTIEEPFVDPFERIPGGFRALVSWLETHDFAEEDCKRLEKAHCLEEVLEGEKTVMNIYIPVDCL
- a CDS encoding AraC family transcriptional regulator — encoded protein: MSYYESMQLAIDYIEAHLKETVELKDIASVTGYSVPHVYRIFGAMVGYTVMDYVRKRRMSNALYDLVTTDKSVTEIAFENGYESHEVFTRTFKAAYGAPPRRMRKALIEPILFEKVHLLSKQTKGDETMKPQIICKDSITLVGIKKHITGPEQQKFEQLKATRDEMLTKSSAITHRINKEFYYAAYDYLVEDMDKDDDELTYTYYYCVEVPTETSEVPAGMVKKVLPQAKYAVFHYDVAENTLNGMKLESSVYDYIDGIWLPNSGFELTEESDFEVINRDKQTIDYYISVK
- a CDS encoding DUF1761 domain-containing protein; the encoded protein is MTFSVNIFALVLGMLVNMGLGALWYSSFLFAKPWMKEANIAAEDISKSSNEMGKVYGLTALSALITSYAIGFLVVNLNLTNVVDGLLLTVILWLGTDLSTIIKNWGFENRTLKLGIINHGYDLVVYGLLTSLYILIS